A region from the Brassica napus cultivar Da-Ae chromosome C8, Da-Ae, whole genome shotgun sequence genome encodes:
- the LOC106416228 gene encoding 50S ribosomal protein L35, chloroplastic → MASLSMASVNLSFPPLRSSPKVSTHASVQFARFSSSSLASAHCISGLRAVLPQKISTVVSQRLQTLTVFAHKGYKMKTHKASAKRFRVTGRGKIVRRRSGKQHLLAKKNNKRKLRLSKMHEVSRSDYDNVIGALPYLKVNRKAT, encoded by the exons ATGGCGTCTCTCTCCATGGCTTCCGTTAACCTTAGCTTCCCTCCCTTACGCTCTTCTCCAAAGGTCTCCACTCACGCTTCCGTTCAATTCGCTCGGTTCAGCTCGTCGAGTCTTGCCTCAGCTCACTGCATTTCTGGGCTTCGCGCGGTTCTTCCTCAGAAGATATCCACCGTTGTCTCTCAGAGGCTTCAGACTCTTACCGTTTTCGCTCATAAGGGCTACAAGATGAAGACCCACAAG GCCTCGGCGAAGAGGTTCAGGGTGACGGGTAGAGGGAAGATAGTGAGGAGGAGATCCGGGAAGCAGCATTTGTTAGCtaagaagaacaacaagagGAAGCTGCGTCTTTCCAAAatg CATGAAGTGAGCCGGAGTGACTATGACAATGTGATCGGCGCTCTTCCCTACCTGAAAGTCAACCGAAAGGCGACTTAA